In Flavobacteriales bacterium, one genomic interval encodes:
- a CDS encoding undecaprenyl-diphosphate phosphatase produces the protein MTIIQAIILAIIEGITEFLPVSSTGHMIIGSSIMGIQQDEFVKLFTVAIQFGAILSVIALYWKRFFQTFDFYTTLFVAFLPAVVAGLLLNDFINALLENVVVVGVMLFLGGVVFLFIDRWAPGGKNEETQPISYKKAFIIGVWQCIAMVPGVSRSAATIIGGMTQGLSRKNAAEFSFFLAVPTMFGATVKSIYDYIKDGGEFTSEHFQLFAIGNVVAFIVAIIAIRSFIAFLSRHGFKAFGWYRIVVGGVIIVLYLMNVPLQMM, from the coding sequence ATGACCATTATCCAAGCGATCATCCTCGCGATCATCGAGGGAATCACCGAATTCCTGCCCGTTTCAAGTACTGGGCATATGATCATCGGATCCAGCATCATGGGGATCCAGCAGGACGAATTCGTGAAACTTTTTACCGTTGCGATCCAGTTCGGAGCTATCCTTTCCGTGATCGCTTTGTACTGGAAACGCTTCTTCCAGACCTTCGATTTCTACACAACGCTTTTCGTCGCATTCCTGCCCGCAGTTGTTGCAGGCCTTCTGCTGAATGACTTCATCAATGCCTTGCTGGAAAATGTGGTCGTGGTCGGGGTTATGTTATTCCTTGGTGGGGTCGTGTTCTTGTTCATTGATCGTTGGGCTCCCGGTGGAAAAAACGAGGAAACACAACCCATTAGCTATAAAAAGGCGTTCATCATCGGTGTGTGGCAGTGTATCGCAATGGTGCCTGGTGTGTCTCGTTCCGCGGCCACGATCATTGGAGGAATGACGCAAGGTTTATCGCGAAAGAACGCGGCGGAATTCAGTTTCTTTTTGGCCGTACCGACAATGTTCGGAGCCACGGTAAAATCCATCTACGATTACATCAAGGACGGTGGTGAATTCACCAGTGAGCATTTCCAGCTTTTCGCCATTGGCAATGTGGTGGCGTTCATAGTCGCGATCATCGCAATTCGTTCGTTCATAGCCTTTCTGAGTAGGCATGGATTCAAGGCATTCGGTTGGTACCGGATAGTGGTAGGCGGGGTCATTATCGTGTTATACTTGATGAATGTACCCTTGCAAATGATGTAA
- a CDS encoding DUF3098 domain-containing protein → MASKHNEQMDMAFTATNYKLLLIGLAIVVVGFMLMAGGGNGDPNSFNEADIFSPRRITVAPIVTLIGYLFVVYAILKKTGGSEA, encoded by the coding sequence ATGGCATCCAAGCACAACGAACAAATGGATATGGCGTTCACCGCCACCAATTACAAATTACTGTTGATCGGCCTCGCGATCGTCGTAGTTGGGTTCATGCTCATGGCCGGGGGTGGTAACGGCGATCCGAATTCCTTTAATGAGGCTGATATCTTTAGTCCAAGGCGCATAACCGTTGCTCCTATTGTTACGCTGATCGGCTACTTATTCGTGGTCTATGCGATCCTGAAAAAGACAGGTGGTTCGGAGGCATGA
- a CDS encoding FtsX-like permease family protein, with amino-acid sequence MSMDRNSRSRTRSAGFGTIIGIALVLFMLGILGFLVLNAHALEQYFKENVRVELFLKRDLKEVDIMQFRKELDTEAYSHETRYVTADEAAEQLKQDLGEDFLNVLGSNPLLPSVELRLSADYAQTDSLKWIVESLKKDQRVQEVAYNAAVVENIDANLSKIGLLVLGFTALLLIIAIALINNTIRLAIYSKRFLIRTMHLVGATQWFIKKPFISQSMWQGIVGSIVAVGLMVGVLQLVKHYMPDMLAFTDMFTLALLFIGVVVLGLLISLVSTWFAVRRYLRMNSEDLHWS; translated from the coding sequence ATGAGTATGGACCGCAATTCAAGATCACGCACTCGTTCCGCAGGGTTTGGGACCATTATCGGAATTGCACTTGTGCTGTTCATGCTGGGCATTCTCGGCTTTTTGGTCCTGAATGCCCACGCCTTGGAGCAGTATTTCAAGGAAAACGTGCGCGTTGAGCTTTTTCTGAAGCGGGACCTGAAGGAGGTTGACATTATGCAGTTCCGTAAAGAATTGGATACGGAGGCCTACTCCCATGAAACCCGATACGTTACTGCAGACGAAGCGGCCGAGCAATTGAAACAAGATCTCGGCGAGGACTTTTTGAATGTGCTCGGCAGTAATCCCTTATTACCCTCCGTGGAATTACGGTTAAGCGCAGACTATGCCCAAACAGATAGTTTGAAGTGGATCGTTGAGAGTTTGAAAAAGGACCAACGCGTACAAGAAGTAGCGTACAATGCGGCAGTGGTCGAGAACATCGATGCTAATTTGAGCAAAATAGGCCTGCTAGTGCTTGGGTTCACTGCATTGTTGTTGATCATTGCCATAGCGCTTATCAACAATACGATCCGCTTGGCCATATACAGCAAACGCTTTCTTATCCGCACGATGCATTTAGTGGGAGCCACGCAATGGTTCATCAAGAAACCCTTCATTTCACAGAGCATGTGGCAAGGCATAGTGGGTTCCATTGTTGCTGTTGGTCTAATGGTGGGGGTGCTTCAATTGGTAAAGCATTACATGCCGGATATGCTCGCGTTCACGGACATGTTCACCTTGGCGCTTTTGTTCATCGGAGTAGTGGTTCTAGGACTACTTATATCGTTGGTCAGCACGTGGTTCGCAGTACGTCGTTACCTTCGCATGAATTCCGAGGACCTTCATTGGAGTTGA
- a CDS encoding leucine--tRNA ligase: MQYDHNEIEKKWREKWKADGTYRVENDLSKPKYYVLDMFPYPSGAGLHVGHPLGYIASDIVARFKRHSGFNVLHPMGYDSFGLPAEQYAIQTGQHPAKTTEINLARYREQLDRIGFSFDWSREVRTSDPKYYKWTQWIFLQLFESWYDPKQDKARPIADLIARFEQQGCQGQDASILTGDVEEFVGGFTAAEWSSYSERTKQMVLQYFRLAYLSDAWVNWCPALGTVLANDEVKDGVSERGGHPVERKRMPQWSMRITAYAQRLLEGLDELDWSTSLKESQRNWIGRSEGALVRFTVAEDFIEVFTTRPDTLFGVSFITLAPEHVLVGKYTTDDRRAEVETYVKTASNRSERERQAEVEKVSGVFTGSYAKHPFTGADIPIWVGDYVLAGYGTGAVMAVPGGDQRDWRFAKQFDLPIIAVTEGADIEKEADERKDAIICSEGFLKGLKVKDAITRAIQELEKLGAGEGRINFRLRDAAFGRQRYWGEPIPIYYKDDIPYALPESELPLVLPEVDKFLPTEDGEPPLARAKNWSYDGHPLETTTMPGWAGSSWYFLRYMDPHNEGRFASPEAIKYWNQIDLYMGGSEHATGHLLYFRFWTKFLHDRGWLPFDEPAKKLVNQGMITGRSAVAFRNRLPLVDNNPTHVERPYPILNWDILLYVSADLFNQQFSDDGGSRIAAQNAIRRAACNAIGAKNDIAPDLLFHDVHLLQMTEAMDRVLIPIEFIEADESSVNLEALKNWNTDFRDGVYVSEGAFRVLRDVEKMSKSKFNVVNPDEIIAKYGADTLRLYEMFLGPLEQSKPWDTNGIEGTFRFLRKFWNLFYESDVFSVSDEAPTKAEFKALHSTLKKVTEDIQNMSFNTSVAQFMIAVNELGALKSHKRDVLEPMTILLAPFAPHIAEELWSKLGHTESITTAPWPVFDPQYLVEDSFKYPISFNGKTRMLLEFPATLSKEEVEAQVMANPEVQERLEGKTPKKVIVVPKRIVNIVV; the protein is encoded by the coding sequence ATGCAGTACGACCACAACGAGATCGAGAAGAAATGGCGCGAGAAATGGAAAGCCGATGGCACCTATCGTGTGGAGAACGACTTGTCGAAACCTAAGTATTATGTCCTGGACATGTTCCCGTATCCCAGTGGCGCTGGCCTGCACGTTGGGCACCCGCTCGGGTACATAGCAAGTGATATCGTTGCTCGTTTCAAACGACACAGCGGCTTCAATGTGTTGCACCCCATGGGCTATGATAGCTTCGGGTTGCCTGCAGAACAGTACGCCATCCAGACAGGTCAACATCCTGCAAAGACCACCGAGATCAACTTGGCACGTTATCGCGAGCAACTCGACAGAATCGGTTTCAGCTTCGATTGGAGTCGCGAAGTGCGCACCAGTGACCCGAAGTACTACAAATGGACCCAGTGGATCTTTTTGCAACTTTTTGAAAGCTGGTATGATCCAAAACAGGATAAGGCCAGACCCATTGCAGATCTGATAGCGCGTTTCGAACAGCAGGGATGCCAAGGACAGGATGCGTCCATCCTTACGGGAGATGTGGAGGAGTTCGTGGGCGGATTTACAGCGGCAGAATGGAGTTCGTATAGCGAACGGACAAAGCAGATGGTGTTGCAGTATTTCCGCTTGGCCTACCTCAGCGATGCTTGGGTGAATTGGTGTCCCGCCCTGGGAACAGTGCTTGCCAATGATGAGGTGAAGGATGGTGTGAGCGAGCGCGGCGGACACCCAGTGGAGCGGAAGCGCATGCCACAATGGAGCATGCGCATCACGGCCTATGCGCAACGGCTGCTCGAAGGGCTGGACGAATTGGATTGGAGTACCTCGCTAAAAGAATCGCAGCGAAATTGGATCGGGCGAAGTGAGGGGGCGTTGGTCCGTTTTACTGTGGCTGAAGATTTCATCGAGGTATTCACTACGCGGCCAGATACGCTGTTCGGAGTATCGTTCATCACGCTAGCACCGGAACATGTGTTGGTGGGCAAGTACACTACTGATGATCGCAGAGCAGAAGTCGAGACTTACGTGAAAACCGCCAGTAACCGAAGTGAACGCGAACGCCAAGCCGAGGTGGAAAAGGTGAGTGGTGTTTTCACAGGCTCCTACGCCAAGCATCCGTTCACGGGCGCCGATATTCCGATCTGGGTGGGTGACTACGTGCTCGCTGGATATGGAACTGGTGCCGTGATGGCCGTGCCCGGTGGAGACCAGCGTGATTGGCGTTTTGCGAAGCAGTTCGACCTGCCGATCATTGCCGTGACCGAAGGAGCAGATATCGAAAAGGAAGCCGACGAGCGCAAGGACGCGATCATCTGTAGCGAAGGATTTCTGAAGGGCTTGAAAGTGAAGGATGCGATCACGCGCGCGATCCAAGAGTTGGAAAAATTGGGTGCCGGTGAAGGCCGCATAAACTTCCGCTTGCGCGATGCTGCATTTGGCCGCCAGCGCTATTGGGGCGAGCCGATACCTATCTACTACAAGGACGATATTCCCTACGCTTTACCAGAAAGTGAATTGCCTTTGGTTTTGCCGGAGGTTGATAAATTCCTTCCTACAGAAGATGGAGAACCACCATTGGCTCGAGCGAAGAATTGGAGTTACGATGGCCATCCGTTAGAGACCACCACAATGCCCGGTTGGGCCGGAAGCAGTTGGTATTTTTTGCGTTACATGGACCCGCATAACGAGGGCCGTTTCGCATCACCGGAAGCCATCAAGTATTGGAACCAGATCGATCTGTACATGGGTGGCAGCGAACACGCCACAGGCCACTTGCTCTACTTCCGGTTCTGGACCAAGTTCCTGCATGATCGCGGTTGGTTGCCTTTTGATGAACCGGCTAAGAAGTTGGTGAATCAGGGGATGATTACTGGGCGCTCTGCTGTGGCGTTTCGTAATCGATTACCATTGGTCGACAACAATCCAACTCATGTTGAACGTCCTTATCCGATTCTCAATTGGGATATTCTTTTGTATGTCTCAGCGGATTTGTTCAATCAACAATTTTCCGATGATGGAGGCAGTCGAATAGCTGCCCAGAACGCCATTCGTCGCGCTGCGTGCAATGCCATTGGAGCCAAAAATGATATTGCCCCAGACCTCTTGTTTCACGATGTGCACCTCTTGCAAATGACAGAGGCTATGGATCGAGTTCTGATACCGATTGAGTTCATCGAGGCTGATGAATCCTCTGTGAACTTAGAGGCACTTAAGAACTGGAACACTGATTTTCGAGATGGCGTGTATGTGTCTGAGGGCGCTTTCAGGGTGTTGCGCGACGTGGAGAAGATGTCCAAGTCGAAGTTCAACGTGGTGAACCCCGACGAGATCATTGCCAAATACGGCGCCGATACCCTGCGCCTCTACGAAATGTTCCTCGGCCCGTTGGAGCAAAGCAAGCCGTGGGACACCAACGGCATCGAAGGCACCTTCCGCTTCCTGCGTAAATTCTGGAATCTGTTCTATGAAAGCGATGTGTTCAGCGTGAGCGATGAAGCTCCCACGAAAGCCGAGTTCAAAGCCTTGCACTCCACCCTGAAGAAGGTAACGGAAGACATTCAGAACATGAGCTTCAACACCAGTGTTGCGCAGTTCATGATCGCAGTGAACGAGTTGGGTGCATTGAAGAGCCACAAACGTGATGTGCTGGAACCGATGACCATACTCCTCGCGCCATTTGCACCGCATATCGCGGAGGAGCTCTGGAGCAAATTGGGCCATACGGAAAGCATCACAACAGCGCCTTGG